A single region of the Latilactobacillus curvatus JCM 1096 = DSM 20019 genome encodes:
- the tgt gene encoding tRNA guanosine(34) transglycosylase Tgt produces the protein MEPAIKYRLIKKEKHTRARLGEIVTPHGTFKTPMFMPVGTQASVKTMAPEELKEMGAGIILSNTYHLWLRPGEDIVEKAGGLHKFMNWDRGVLTDSGGFQVFSLAKLRDISEDGVAFKSHLSGEKLFLSPEKAIQVENALGADIMMSFDECPPFFESYDYVKKSVERTSRWAERGLIAHQNPATQGLFGIVQGAGFEDLRRQSARDLVGMDFPGYSIGGLSVGESKGEMNRVLDFTTPMLPEDKPRYLMGVGSPDALIDGVIRGVDMFDCVLPTRIARNGTTMTSQGRLVVKNAKYSEDFRPLDPKCDCYVCKNYTRAYIRHLIKADETFGIHLTSYHNLYFLINLMHQVQDAIEQDNLLEFREAFFEEYGYNEKNTRNF, from the coding sequence ATGGAACCAGCGATCAAGTATCGTTTAATCAAGAAAGAAAAACATACCAGGGCGCGCCTTGGTGAAATTGTGACACCACATGGCACGTTTAAAACACCCATGTTTATGCCAGTTGGGACCCAAGCCAGTGTTAAGACAATGGCGCCTGAAGAATTAAAAGAAATGGGTGCCGGCATTATTTTATCGAACACCTATCATCTCTGGTTACGACCTGGGGAAGACATCGTTGAAAAAGCCGGTGGTCTTCATAAGTTCATGAACTGGGATCGCGGTGTGTTAACCGATTCTGGTGGTTTCCAAGTGTTCTCACTTGCGAAATTACGGGATATCAGTGAAGACGGTGTTGCCTTCAAGAGTCATTTGAGCGGCGAAAAACTGTTCTTATCTCCTGAAAAAGCAATCCAAGTCGAAAATGCTTTGGGTGCCGATATCATGATGAGTTTCGATGAATGTCCACCATTCTTTGAAAGTTATGACTACGTTAAAAAATCAGTTGAACGGACATCACGTTGGGCTGAACGGGGCTTGATTGCGCATCAAAACCCAGCAACACAAGGTCTATTTGGGATTGTCCAAGGGGCCGGCTTTGAAGACTTACGCCGCCAAAGTGCGCGCGATTTAGTTGGGATGGACTTCCCCGGTTATTCAATCGGTGGCTTATCAGTTGGTGAATCAAAAGGCGAAATGAATCGCGTGCTTGATTTCACAACACCAATGTTGCCTGAAGACAAACCACGGTACTTGATGGGCGTCGGTTCGCCTGATGCCTTAATCGATGGTGTGATTCGCGGTGTCGATATGTTCGATTGCGTGTTGCCAACCCGGATTGCCCGTAATGGGACAACAATGACCTCACAAGGCCGATTAGTGGTTAAGAATGCGAAGTACTCAGAAGACTTCCGCCCACTGGATCCTAAGTGTGATTGTTATGTCTGCAAGAACTACACCCGCGCTTACATTCGCCACTTGATTAAAGCGGACGAAACGTTTGGGATTCATTTAACGAGTTACCATAACTTATACTTCTTGATTAATTTGATGCATCAAGTGCAAGATGCCATCGAACAAGATAATTTATTGGAATTCAGAGAAGCGTTCTTCGAAGAATATGGTTACAATGAAAAGAACACTCGGAATTTCTAG
- the yajC gene encoding preprotein translocase subunit YajC, protein MANFVLGAGGFNPSFFVILILMMAMMYFMVMRPQKKQQQKHQEMVNQMKKGDAVITIGGLHGVIDSVNTDTKIVVLDCDGVYLKFNLSAIRTVTPTASEAATVVEEETVEETKEDTK, encoded by the coding sequence ATGGCAAACTTTGTGTTAGGTGCCGGCGGTTTTAATCCCAGTTTCTTCGTTATCTTAATTTTAATGATGGCAATGATGTATTTCATGGTAATGCGCCCACAAAAGAAACAACAACAAAAACACCAAGAAATGGTGAACCAAATGAAAAAAGGCGACGCAGTCATCACAATCGGTGGTTTACACGGTGTGATTGATTCTGTTAATACAGATACTAAAATCGTTGTCTTAGATTGTGACGGCGTTTACCTCAAGTTTAACTTGAGCGCAATCCGGACAGTAACACCAACTGCTTCAGAAGCCGCAACAGTGGTTGAAGAAGAAACGGTTGAAGAAACAAAAGAAGATACAAAATAA
- the adhE gene encoding bifunctional acetaldehyde-CoA/alcohol dehydrogenase produces MVKKAAVETVENTVNEMVTDLVTRAQRALAILETFDQAKIDNIVHQMAIAGLDQHMTLAKMAVEETGRGIYEDKAIKNIFATEEIWNAIKDNKTVGVIEEDPEHGITKIAEPVGVIAGVTPVTNPTSTTIFKAEIAIKTRNPIIFAFHPSAQRCSAEALNVIKAAAVKAGMPADALLYIEEPSIAATQALMNHEGVATVLATGGPGMVKAAYSTGKPALGVGAGNAPAYIEASANIKQAVNDLILSKSFDNGMICASEQAVIVDAEIYTAVKKEFQAQGVYFAKPSELSALNDAVIDPDKNAVRPSIPGQSAAKIAKLAGIDIPEDTPVLIAEIKGVGHQYPLSHEKLSPVLAMIKAKDREDGLQLCEAMLDLGGLGHTASLHTTDEALPLEFAKRMKACRVLVNTPSAQGGIGDLYNDMLPSLTLGCGSYGHNSISHNVSTIDLLNVKTLTKRRNNMQWVKLPSKIYFEKNSVNYLEKMADLHKVFIVADQGMVDLGYVQIVEDVLARRTDQVQVQVFADVEPDPSTDTIYKGAEVMKRFKPDTIVAIGGGSVMDAAKGMWLFYDSEDADFFGAKQKFLDIRKRTYKFPNLDRTKLICIPTTSGTGSEVTPFAVITDSETHIKYPLADYALTPDVAIVDSQFIESVPPRVVAHTGMDVLCHATESYVSAMASNYTKGLSLQAIKLVFDNLQASYAGDKTAKANMHDASTMAGMAFANALLGINHSLAHKLGGAFNLPHGLMIAITMPHVIRYNAKTPTKRALWAKYSYFRADEDYAEIARYLGLPGKTTEELVAAYADAVTALAESIGIKMRLRDNGVTKADFDRHVDDLAELAYEDNCTVTNPKEPLIKELKGILEAEF; encoded by the coding sequence ATGGTTAAGAAAGCAGCAGTTGAAACGGTTGAAAACACAGTGAATGAAATGGTCACCGATTTAGTGACGCGTGCACAACGGGCATTAGCAATTTTGGAAACATTCGATCAAGCCAAGATTGATAATATTGTCCATCAAATGGCGATTGCTGGGTTAGACCAACATATGACACTCGCTAAGATGGCGGTTGAAGAAACTGGCCGTGGGATTTATGAAGATAAAGCCATCAAGAATATTTTTGCAACCGAGGAAATTTGGAATGCGATTAAAGACAATAAAACAGTTGGTGTGATTGAAGAAGATCCAGAACATGGCATCACTAAGATTGCAGAACCCGTTGGTGTCATTGCTGGTGTAACACCAGTCACGAATCCAACCTCGACGACGATTTTTAAAGCTGAGATCGCGATTAAAACGCGGAATCCAATCATCTTTGCTTTCCATCCTAGTGCGCAACGTTGTTCGGCTGAAGCATTGAATGTCATTAAAGCTGCAGCGGTTAAAGCCGGTATGCCAGCAGATGCACTCTTATATATCGAAGAACCAAGTATTGCAGCTACCCAGGCTTTAATGAACCATGAAGGGGTCGCAACTGTTTTAGCAACTGGTGGTCCTGGGATGGTGAAAGCCGCTTATTCAACTGGTAAACCCGCACTGGGGGTTGGGGCTGGGAATGCGCCAGCGTATATCGAAGCTTCGGCGAACATCAAACAAGCCGTCAATGATTTAATCCTCTCGAAATCATTTGATAACGGGATGATTTGTGCTTCTGAACAAGCCGTAATTGTTGATGCTGAAATTTATACGGCAGTGAAGAAGGAATTCCAAGCACAAGGGGTTTACTTCGCTAAACCAAGCGAATTATCAGCACTCAATGACGCAGTAATCGACCCAGATAAGAATGCGGTCCGACCTTCAATTCCAGGCCAATCTGCTGCTAAAATTGCCAAACTAGCTGGGATCGATATTCCAGAAGATACGCCAGTTTTAATTGCTGAAATTAAAGGTGTTGGACACCAATATCCACTCTCACATGAAAAATTATCACCCGTACTTGCGATGATTAAAGCTAAAGATCGCGAAGATGGCTTGCAACTCTGTGAAGCAATGCTAGATCTTGGTGGTCTTGGGCATACGGCTTCGTTGCATACAACGGATGAAGCTTTACCACTCGAATTTGCAAAACGGATGAAAGCATGCCGGGTCTTAGTGAATACACCATCAGCACAAGGTGGGATTGGTGATTTATACAATGACATGTTACCATCATTAACCTTAGGCTGTGGGTCATACGGCCATAACTCAATCTCCCACAACGTTTCAACGATCGATTTGTTGAACGTGAAGACGCTAACCAAGCGCCGGAATAACATGCAATGGGTGAAGTTGCCCAGCAAAATCTATTTTGAAAAAAATTCAGTCAACTATTTAGAAAAAATGGCGGACTTGCATAAGGTTTTTATCGTCGCTGATCAAGGGATGGTCGACTTAGGTTACGTGCAAATTGTTGAAGACGTCTTGGCGCGCCGCACAGATCAAGTGCAGGTCCAAGTATTTGCCGATGTCGAGCCAGATCCATCAACCGATACCATTTATAAAGGCGCCGAAGTGATGAAACGCTTCAAACCCGATACAATTGTTGCTATTGGTGGGGGCTCAGTCATGGATGCGGCCAAAGGGATGTGGTTATTCTATGATTCAGAAGATGCCGACTTCTTTGGCGCTAAGCAAAAATTCTTAGATATTCGGAAACGGACTTACAAGTTCCCAAACCTCGATCGGACGAAACTAATCTGTATCCCAACCACTTCTGGAACGGGTTCTGAAGTAACGCCGTTTGCGGTCATTACTGATAGTGAAACGCACATCAAATATCCATTGGCAGATTATGCGTTAACACCAGATGTGGCAATTGTGGATAGTCAATTCATCGAAAGTGTGCCACCCCGCGTGGTTGCGCATACTGGGATGGACGTTTTATGCCACGCGACTGAAAGTTACGTATCAGCGATGGCGTCAAATTATACAAAAGGGCTCAGTTTGCAAGCCATTAAATTAGTGTTTGATAACTTACAAGCGAGTTATGCGGGCGATAAGACAGCTAAAGCCAATATGCATGATGCGTCAACAATGGCGGGAATGGCGTTTGCCAATGCGCTATTAGGTATCAACCATTCACTGGCGCACAAACTGGGCGGCGCGTTCAATTTGCCGCACGGATTGATGATTGCCATTACAATGCCGCATGTCATTCGCTATAATGCTAAGACACCAACGAAACGGGCACTCTGGGCTAAATACAGTTACTTCAGAGCAGATGAAGATTATGCTGAAATTGCACGTTATCTCGGTTTACCAGGTAAAACGACTGAAGAACTGGTGGCCGCTTACGCAGATGCTGTGACTGCATTGGCGGAAAGTATCGGCATCAAGATGCGTTTACGTGATAATGGCGTGACAAAGGCCGACTTTGATCGCCACGTTGATGATTTAGCAGAACTGGCATATGAAGATAACTGTACGGTAACCAATCCAAAAGAACCATTAATTAAAGAATTGAAAGGGATTCTCGAAGCAGAATTCTAG
- a CDS encoding metal-dependent transcriptional regulator: protein MTPNKEDYLKIIFELGGDAKKVTNKEILAGLNVSAASVTEMVNKLVKENYVNHTPYQGIQLTSEGAREAALLVRNHRLWEVFLVDKLHYQFNTVHPEAEQLEHVTNHDLAERLADFLGHPTRCPHGGIIPNAKGEFEQQSHIALETLQVGETAIIDRVLDDNDLLKYTLEIGLSVGDSVTLQKVGLFESPLTVFNNTSQTEIQIGLKAAQHIFVTPQN from the coding sequence ATGACACCCAATAAAGAAGACTATTTAAAAATTATTTTTGAACTTGGTGGCGACGCAAAGAAAGTTACCAATAAGGAAATACTAGCGGGATTGAACGTTTCGGCGGCATCAGTCACGGAAATGGTCAATAAGTTAGTGAAGGAAAACTACGTCAACCACACACCTTACCAAGGAATTCAACTAACAAGTGAAGGCGCCCGCGAAGCAGCCCTATTAGTGCGCAATCATCGGTTATGGGAAGTTTTTTTAGTCGACAAGTTACATTATCAATTCAATACGGTGCACCCAGAAGCAGAACAACTCGAACATGTTACTAATCACGACTTGGCTGAACGGTTAGCTGATTTCTTGGGGCATCCAACGCGTTGCCCGCATGGTGGGATTATACCCAATGCCAAGGGGGAATTCGAACAACAAAGTCACATCGCACTTGAAACATTACAAGTGGGTGAAACGGCGATTATCGATCGCGTATTGGATGATAATGACTTATTAAAATATACACTGGAAATCGGCTTGTCAGTCGGTGACAGTGTGACGCTCCAAAAGGTTGGCCTCTTCGAAAGTCCGTTGACTGTTTTTAATAATACGAGTCAAACAGAAATCCAAATCGGCCTCAAAGCGGCACAACACATCTTTGTGACGCCACAAAATTAA
- the zwf gene encoding glucose-6-phosphate dehydrogenase, which produces MHTDLAALFIIFGGSGDLAQRKLYPALFNLYRKGYLKEHFAVIGTARRPWTDDHYHEIVMTALDNFDEDQATKEAFVGHFYYQSHDVTDAKHYETLKALASQLDEQYELHQNRIYYMAMSPRFFGTIASHLGSEALLTADGFNRLIIEKPFGRDYESAKALNQELTQTFDEDQIYRIDHYLGKEMIQNIVALRFGNGLLSGVWNNQFIDNVQITLAESVGVEERAGYYETSGALRDMFQNHIMQVIGMLAMEVPVNFTAEDVQREKTRLFRSIQPYSPAEIKQNFVRAQYAETSVDGENKPGYQQETNVAPDSQTETFVAGKVMIDNERWCGVPFYVRTGKRLARKETQINIVFKKTGVNIFADDKSDRSAMAPDVLTIYVEPEQGFSLTINGKEVGQGFALKPDQLAYQYDEQMLADSPEAYERLILEALNGDGTNFTHWHELAASWQFVDAIREVWDADQTPLPGYSIGSMGPKEATDLLATTGAEWIFDPTQNN; this is translated from the coding sequence ATGCACACAGATTTAGCAGCACTCTTTATTATTTTTGGTGGTTCCGGGGACTTAGCCCAACGGAAATTATACCCCGCATTATTTAATTTATACCGGAAGGGTTATTTAAAAGAACACTTCGCTGTCATTGGAACAGCACGGCGGCCATGGACGGATGATCATTATCACGAAATCGTCATGACAGCTTTGGACAACTTTGATGAAGATCAAGCAACTAAAGAAGCTTTCGTAGGTCATTTCTATTATCAATCACATGATGTGACGGACGCCAAGCACTACGAAACATTAAAGGCTTTAGCAAGTCAGTTGGATGAACAATACGAATTACACCAAAATCGGATTTATTACATGGCCATGTCACCACGGTTCTTCGGGACAATCGCAAGTCATCTCGGATCAGAAGCGCTCCTAACGGCGGATGGCTTTAACCGGTTGATTATCGAAAAACCATTTGGTCGCGATTATGAAAGTGCTAAGGCGCTTAACCAAGAATTGACGCAAACCTTTGATGAAGACCAAATCTACCGGATTGATCACTACCTTGGTAAAGAGATGATTCAAAATATCGTTGCTTTGCGTTTTGGGAACGGTCTATTGAGTGGTGTATGGAATAATCAATTCATTGATAACGTCCAAATTACGTTGGCTGAATCAGTAGGGGTTGAAGAACGCGCTGGCTATTACGAAACATCGGGGGCCTTGCGCGATATGTTCCAAAACCATATCATGCAAGTGATCGGAATGCTTGCAATGGAAGTGCCGGTTAACTTTACGGCAGAAGATGTGCAACGTGAAAAAACACGTCTTTTCAGAAGTATTCAACCTTACTCACCAGCAGAAATCAAACAAAACTTTGTGCGCGCCCAATATGCTGAAACATCGGTGGATGGCGAAAACAAACCGGGGTATCAACAAGAAACCAACGTTGCGCCTGATTCACAAACCGAAACATTTGTCGCTGGGAAAGTGATGATTGATAACGAACGGTGGTGTGGCGTACCATTTTACGTCCGGACCGGTAAACGATTGGCACGTAAAGAAACGCAAATCAATATCGTCTTCAAGAAGACTGGCGTCAATATTTTTGCTGATGATAAGTCAGATCGTTCAGCAATGGCACCTGATGTCTTAACAATCTATGTCGAACCGGAACAAGGCTTTTCATTAACGATTAATGGTAAAGAAGTCGGTCAAGGATTCGCCTTGAAACCTGATCAATTGGCTTACCAATATGATGAACAGATGTTGGCTGACAGTCCAGAAGCTTATGAACGTTTGATTTTAGAAGCGCTCAATGGGGATGGCACGAACTTCACACATTGGCATGAATTAGCCGCTTCATGGCAATTTGTCGATGCGATTCGTGAAGTCTGGGATGCGGATCAAACGCCACTACCAGGTTACTCAATCGGTTCAATGGGGCCTAAAGAAGCAACAGATTTACTGGCAACAACAGGGGCCGAATGGATTTTTGATCCCACTCAAAATAATTAA
- the dinB gene encoding DNA polymerase IV — MAELFKIPLENDTSRKIIHIDMDAFYASIEEREQPDLRQKPLVIARNPSDTGGKGVVTTANYVARQYGVHSAMSAQKAAELIPNHQAVFKAPNFPLYQSVSEQIHTIFHTVTDKIEPIAFDEAYLDVTENKLGLAHTIDVVAYIQKEILKETQLVSSAGISYNKFLAKMASDYRKPAGRTLVLPEQAIAFLSRLPIEKFRGVGKKTAPRMQELGILTGADLLEQSEMMLMQNFGKLGYGLYRHVRGIDNRPVAYQRERKSIGNENTYGQPLISEEQVQVELKKLAIELERRLRKNQKHGLTVVLKVRNRQFETITKRKTFNEYVGKAAELEAIAWEIWQTIGHAEDGVRLLGITVTNLAPQTFENITLPLYDWERE; from the coding sequence ATGGCAGAGCTGTTCAAGATTCCATTAGAAAATGATACGAGTCGCAAAATCATTCACATTGATATGGACGCGTTTTACGCATCGATTGAAGAGCGTGAACAGCCCGACTTACGCCAAAAGCCCCTCGTGATTGCCCGTAATCCGAGTGATACTGGTGGCAAAGGGGTCGTGACGACCGCGAACTATGTTGCCCGACAATACGGTGTGCACTCGGCGATGAGTGCGCAAAAAGCAGCTGAACTGATTCCGAATCACCAAGCCGTTTTTAAGGCGCCCAATTTTCCGCTTTATCAATCGGTCTCGGAACAGATTCACACGATTTTTCATACGGTAACCGATAAGATTGAACCGATTGCTTTTGATGAAGCGTACCTTGATGTCACGGAAAATAAACTCGGCTTGGCACACACAATTGATGTGGTCGCCTACATTCAAAAAGAAATCCTTAAAGAAACCCAACTCGTCAGCTCGGCGGGGATTTCGTACAATAAATTTTTAGCAAAGATGGCATCGGATTACCGCAAGCCAGCGGGGCGGACACTCGTTTTGCCGGAACAAGCGATTGCCTTTTTAAGTCGCTTGCCAATTGAAAAATTCCGTGGGGTCGGTAAGAAAACGGCGCCGCGAATGCAAGAACTCGGGATTTTAACGGGGGCGGACTTGCTTGAACAATCAGAAATGATGCTGATGCAAAATTTCGGCAAGCTTGGCTACGGCTTATATCGGCACGTGCGCGGCATCGATAATCGCCCGGTCGCCTACCAACGTGAACGCAAATCAATTGGCAATGAGAATACTTACGGGCAACCCCTAATCAGTGAAGAGCAGGTGCAAGTTGAGTTGAAGAAGTTAGCGATTGAACTTGAACGGCGTTTACGCAAGAATCAAAAACACGGTTTGACAGTTGTTTTAAAAGTGCGGAATCGCCAATTTGAAACTATTACTAAGCGTAAAACATTTAACGAATATGTCGGCAAGGCAGCTGAACTCGAGGCGATCGCTTGGGAAATTTGGCAAACCATCGGCCATGCAGAAGATGGCGTGCGCTTGCTCGGGATTACGGTGACTAACTTGGCACCGCAAACATTTGAAAACATCACGTTACCGTTATACGATTGGGAGCGTGAATAG
- a CDS encoding DRTGG domain-containing protein: MATKHDQILMYIENLPIGDKISVRSIAKTLSVSEGTAYRAIKAAENNGLVSTIERVGTIRIEQKLKGKIENLTFEEIVQVIDGEVLGGRAGLDKLLDKFVIGAMQIDAITRYITPKSLMIVGDRTDVQRLALENGAAVLITGGFGTSADVIALANDLALPILQTAYDTYSVAALINRALTDQLIKKEIITVADIYHPLAEIHTLHANQTVADYKQLSAAVKQSRFPVVNEHMRLVGIVTVKDILDKPATMTLDKVMTKEPASVKKYMSVASVGHSMTWNSLEVMPVVADNLELEGLITRQDVMSNMQTAQRQPQVAETFYDQIVEPLRPSETVPDFYTAAYEYEVTPQMTNNLGTISFGVLTEAVSAACQQMLQTQHQRYSMIEQINLHYLRLIQIDTQIQILPRLLEIGRRSAKIDVDVYANHVIVAKALVTGQLLERG; encoded by the coding sequence GTGGCAACTAAGCATGATCAAATTTTAATGTACATCGAAAATTTACCAATTGGTGACAAGATTTCGGTGCGCTCAATTGCCAAAACACTCTCGGTAAGTGAAGGAACGGCTTATCGCGCAATTAAAGCGGCAGAAAATAACGGCCTGGTCAGCACAATTGAACGGGTCGGTACCATCCGCATTGAACAGAAGTTAAAGGGGAAGATTGAAAATCTGACCTTTGAAGAAATCGTTCAAGTGATTGACGGCGAGGTCCTTGGTGGCCGCGCTGGTTTAGACAAGTTGTTGGACAAATTTGTGATTGGCGCGATGCAAATCGATGCCATCACGCGCTACATTACGCCAAAGTCATTGATGATTGTTGGTGATCGGACGGATGTGCAACGCTTAGCACTTGAAAACGGGGCCGCTGTTTTGATTACCGGCGGTTTTGGCACTTCGGCGGACGTCATTGCATTGGCCAACGACTTGGCTTTACCGATTTTGCAAACTGCCTACGATACCTATTCGGTGGCGGCATTGATTAATCGGGCGTTGACCGATCAATTGATTAAAAAAGAAATCATAACGGTGGCTGATATCTACCACCCACTTGCTGAAATCCACACGTTACATGCTAATCAAACGGTAGCCGACTACAAGCAATTGAGTGCGGCGGTAAAACAATCGCGTTTTCCAGTCGTCAACGAACATATGCGCCTCGTTGGGATTGTGACGGTGAAGGATATTTTAGATAAACCGGCCACGATGACCTTGGATAAAGTCATGACCAAGGAACCCGCGAGCGTTAAAAAATACATGAGTGTTGCCAGTGTCGGCCATTCAATGACTTGGAATAGTTTAGAAGTGATGCCAGTGGTGGCGGACAATTTAGAACTAGAAGGGTTAATTACCCGGCAAGATGTCATGAGCAACATGCAAACGGCGCAACGCCAACCGCAAGTCGCCGAGACGTTTTATGATCAGATTGTCGAACCACTGCGTCCTAGTGAAACTGTCCCAGACTTTTATACGGCGGCATATGAATATGAAGTGACGCCCCAGATGACGAATAACTTAGGGACAATTTCGTTTGGTGTACTGACCGAAGCGGTTTCGGCAGCTTGTCAACAAATGCTCCAGACGCAACATCAGCGCTATTCAATGATTGAACAGATCAACCTCCATTATTTACGGTTGATTCAAATCGACACGCAGATTCAGATTTTACCACGCTTGCTCGAAATTGGACGGCGTTCAGCTAAAATCGATGTCGATGTTTACGCCAATCATGTGATTGTGGCTAAGGCCCTCGTCACTGGTCAACTCTTAGAAAGAGGTTAA
- a CDS encoding DHH family phosphoesterase: MTTPEQIIAKIETYDTIIIHRHVNPDPDAIGSQVGLAEVLRNSYPDKMIYQVGSDTGNLAWLANVQEIEPAAYQGALVIVTDTANSPRISGETFNLGAELIKIDHHPNDDPYGDLNWVLPDASSTSEIIIDIVNNSEGHLQFNQAAARVLYAGIVGDTGRFMFNSTSPHTMECAAQMMTFDIHHDKLNQKMNEITLEQAKLQGYLFDQLQVNDQQVAYLVVDRATQDRLHVEPQQVHSIVGTPGRLKGVLTWVIFVQQADDTYRVHFRSKGPIINELAKQHDGGGHPLASGAKAADQAEIDIIIAELSALAAQYTE; the protein is encoded by the coding sequence ATGACAACTCCAGAACAAATTATTGCTAAAATTGAAACTTACGATACGATTATCATCCATCGTCATGTCAATCCTGATCCTGATGCGATTGGCTCACAAGTTGGCTTAGCTGAAGTACTGCGTAACAGCTACCCAGACAAGATGATTTACCAAGTCGGGAGCGACACCGGTAACTTGGCATGGCTCGCAAACGTTCAAGAAATTGAACCGGCTGCTTATCAAGGTGCATTAGTGATTGTGACTGATACAGCCAACTCACCTCGGATTAGTGGTGAGACGTTTAACTTAGGCGCTGAATTAATCAAAATTGATCATCATCCCAACGATGATCCTTATGGGGATTTAAACTGGGTGTTACCTGATGCCTCAAGTACCTCAGAAATCATTATTGACATCGTCAATAACAGCGAAGGCCACTTACAATTCAATCAAGCAGCTGCGCGTGTTTTATATGCCGGGATTGTTGGTGATACGGGGCGCTTCATGTTTAATTCAACCAGTCCACATACCATGGAATGTGCCGCCCAAATGATGACGTTTGATATTCACCATGATAAGCTCAATCAAAAGATGAACGAAATCACGTTGGAACAAGCCAAATTACAAGGGTACTTATTCGATCAACTTCAAGTGAACGACCAACAAGTCGCCTACTTAGTGGTTGATCGCGCAACCCAGGACCGGTTACATGTTGAACCGCAACAAGTACACTCGATTGTTGGAACACCCGGTCGTTTGAAAGGGGTATTAACGTGGGTCATCTTCGTGCAACAAGCAGATGACACTTACCGCGTGCATTTCCGCTCAAAGGGCCCAATCATTAATGAACTAGCGAAGCAACATGATGGCGGTGGTCATCCACTCGCTAGTGGCGCTAAGGCAGCTGATCAAGCTGAAATCGACATAATTATTGCAGAATTATCAGCGCTAGCCGCGCAGTACACTGAATAG